The following coding sequences are from one Dermacentor andersoni chromosome 5, qqDerAnde1_hic_scaffold, whole genome shotgun sequence window:
- the TfIIA-S gene encoding transcription initiation factor IIA subunit 2 — MSYQLYRNTTLGNTLQESLDELIQCGQITPHLALKVLLQFDKAINNALANRVKTRLTFKAGHLSTYRFCDNVWTFVLKDVEFREVQELVKADKVKIVACDGKNQNQT; from the exons ATGAGTTATCAGCTATATAGAAACACAACGCTGGGAAATACTCTGCAGGAGAGTTTAGATGAATTAATACAG TGTGGACAGATCACTCCTCACCTCGCCTTGAAAGTCCTCTTACAGTTCGACAAAGCCATCAACAACGCCTTGGCAAATAGAGTCAAGACGAGATTGACATTCAAG GCTGGACACTTAAGCACCTACCGATTCTGTGATAATGTCTGGACGTTCGTCTTGAAGGATGTTGAGTTCAGGGAAGTCCAGGAGCTTGTCAAAGCTGACAAAGTGAAGATAGTTGCCTGCGATGGAAAAA ATCAAAACCAGACATAG